The following coding sequences are from one Panicum hallii strain FIL2 chromosome 5, PHallii_v3.1, whole genome shotgun sequence window:
- the LOC112894676 gene encoding chromatin modification-related protein EAF1 B-like — MGKACFCGPVAIELCSMGGIAECGVSVDTKASPRRAAIEKAQEELRQEYDVREERRRELEFLEKGGNPLDFKLGHVASLSVQSTSVTDQIAEQNVISEAKGSFAFAASPHGDSVESSGKPGNSLCREGNTADNLMLLDGDTSNIGGEKLPKRGTKRANAAQAEQFTDCDGQNNAKEEDSGLFRLGPKSQAYARRRSKSARDNSNSALVRHPPVPPVSSQKKDDTGLIPEAKTEDNGVSSVGDSKPNSPNCQNMLKNAPLNDNVEMDTGGVQAIYEGDQTSKNELSNSNNGNQAMEISPNSVTDNSHLTVGDQMATATASAVSPDAISKEAASNIVSSLPSISNEILKEAQTPEKAGNSPSTVSAVDIHADSMDNKGPTTDSAVKSACLNENEVDPTHAYATNAANEHPGQNEDLAPVKAGEMVDEGLNKILPEDKDDKKDSQLEVSSQPVALDDSSRQPELSCSVGVKDERELCNNAVDAQKDTKQLATSNEDKGNKEECSDSHRNNTSESSGAQKLACVTVPPASITGDAINPVENDVEKSTLDQEKIAKKECEDSIVAKKDHEDAILRRARYIEANIKRAGERSLCNVSLEKKRKSHWDFVLEEMAWMANDFMQERLWKSAAAAQMSHWISSSGRVLFEEASTQRKQKSVARILANGVMHFWRSIDTSRGSGGMSKPMQIEQSNDLEEKKLGDVKAGKQEDEENLEQDKSRKSVISYALRVLEYNRNASECLPLAEAPPTPDRLNDFGILKVPDQLSEANLFYGVAPGAMQAYRESMERLFVYNKKIGNTVLKDDYEPSTYASVSDVPMENVYGEDEAEGRTYLLPGAYDGGLASKLSYKKKHPVPQRMNGARPYEIGSDMPYEPFMESKPGNQQFVPNGKRTTDFLSIPIKRIRTAARQRVVSPFPAGVSGTPQFTSKTDASSGDTNSCQDDQSTLHGGSYSRKNADIESTVDFDRQLVYDGTEVSTKSKKKKKPKHPGYKTPQSVAESCSLMAPGKGTYDPRPQVDLVAQYEQKDYMKKRLETHQFDSNGNFVVNGQHAAKKPKLTNQAPDIALEALTPVGPIASPAASQMSNMANPKVIKISTRGRKSKGLKMAAGHSGPGSPWSSFEDQALVVLVHDMGENWELVSDALNSIIQLKCIYRRPKECKERHKLLTDKSSGDGADSADDSGSSQHYPSALPGIPKGSARQLFQRLQGPFEEETLKTHFEKIIFLGQKLHQIRRKGEIQELRQINPLHTSHVFALSQACPGNLSGVLLTPLDLCDGPSNSDTLSIGYQGSHTSGLALPNNHGSIGPTLPTSNVNSRLPGSPGMVLGSNSSLPMNAPSRDAPRYGVPRPTSLQGDEQSRIHYSQMVNGRSLQQPGVPVPGVLPSGVDRGVRMMPPAHGVGIMTGLNRGSPVTRPGFPRVGSPGMANVLPHGNMSPNNGQGLQNTVNVHPGAIPGPGNTMLRPRDPMQMLRAVQNSEEHRQMMLPEFQIQVSQGNNQVVHFSGPPFSNAGGSSPVQSFPVQQSQPHQLPQQPHMYGNTHLAHTQGTNQSNPQQQQAYAMRLAKERHIQQMVPQQQRPLPGSNAVPTVQNGAQMQQQSQGSAAGVIPASQPQRKQQHPAQNPLANPMLPHQPSANTSHKQKKQQGQQQPRQNQQQRNQGSQQAKLMKSLGRGNMMHQPPVDASQASGISANCKNQVPDKNVMQQGPGHLVGSKGSIPSIPQPGSQPKVYTTQMPLSPMQTPDVSNQGAVKGSSNHALLTSQQGQLHSPSQLATQQQQLRYMNPSQNNIQRLMMQQNRHMNTDGRTELPVDQVQHNQVMSSASLARSTDSGSPGISSMSQRKQESSLDPSAVTSTPHLASSPQDTFVGSDKLLPSSSQSMLQRQMSGGMPIHGHDIGGQLQQQQSRQHLQSQQQQQQQQQRPVVQGSIYAHPSNSGPG; from the exons ATGGGCAAAGCCTGTTTCTGTGGTCCAGTGGCTATTGAGCTGTGCTCTATGGGAGGAATTGCTGAATGTGGTGTGAGCGTTGACACTAAAGCTTCACCACGTCGTGCGGCCATAGAGAAAGCTCAGGAGGAGCTGAG GCAGGAATACGATGTCCGTGAAGAGCGAAGGAGGGAGCTTGAATTTCTGGAGAAG GGAGGCAATCCCTTGGATTTCAAACTCGGCCATGTAGCATCACTCAGTGTACAGTCCACTTCTGTAACAGACCAGATAGCTGAGCAAAATGTGATAAG CGAGGCTAAAGGTAGTTTTGCATTTGCCGCATCACCTCATGGGGATTCTGTTGAAAGCAGTGGCAAGCCAGGAAATTCATTGTGCCGTGAAGGCAATACAGCCGATAATCTTATGCTCTTGGATGGAGATACCAGCAACATAGGTGGGGAGAAACTTCCAAAACGTGGAACTAAAAGAGCTAATGCAGCTCAAGCTGAGCAGTTCACGGACTGTGATGGTCAGAATAATGCAAAAGAAGAAGATTCCGGTTTATTCCGACTTGGGCCAAAGAGCCAAGCATACGCTCGACGTAGATCAAAGTCAGCCAGAGACAATTCAAATAGTGCACTTGTTAGGCATCCACCCGTTCCTCCAGTAAGTTCTCAGAAAAAAGATGACACAGGGTTAATCCCAGAAGCCAAGACCGAAGATAATGGCGTTTCATCCGTCGGTGATTCGAAGCCAAATAGTCCTAACTGTCAAAATATGCTGAAGAATGCACCATTAAATGATAATGTGGAAATGGATACGGGCGGTGTCCAAGCAATTTATGAAGGCGATCAAACATCCAAGAATGAGTTATCAAACAGCAACAATGGCAATCAAGCTATGGAAATTTCACCAAACAGTGTGACTGATAATTCACATCTTACTGTAGGTGATCAGATGGCTACTGCAACTGCTTCTGCAGTATCCCCTGATGCTATTTCAAAAGAAGCTGCTTCAAATATAGTTTCTTCTCTCCCATCTATATCCAATGAAATCTTGAAAGAAGCACAAACTCCTGAGAAGGCAGGTAATAGCCCATCTACTGTAAGTGCGGTTGACATTCATGCAGATAGTATGGATAACAAGGGTCCTACTACTGATTCTGCTGTCAAAAGTGCTTGTTTAAATGAAAATGAAGTGGATCCAACGCATGCATATGCCACCAACGCTGCTAATGAACATCCAGGCCAAAATGAGGATCTTGCACCAGTTAAGGCTGGTGAAATGGTTGATGAAGGCTTGAATAAAATTCTACCTGAGGACAAGGATGACAAGAAAGATAGTCAACTGGAAGTTAGTAGCCAGCCTGTCGCTTTGGATGACAGTTCTAGACAACCAGAACTTAGTTGCTCCGTTGGTGTGAAAGATGAGAGAGAACTTTGTAACAATGCAGTAGATGCACAAAAGGATACAAAACAGCTTGCTACTTCTAATGAGGATAAAGGGAACAAGGAGGAATGTTCAGATTCCCATAGAAACAACACCAGTGAATCAAGTGGTGCTCAAAAGCTGGCTTGTGTTACTGTGCCCCCTGCCTCAATCACAGGCGATGCGATTAACCCTGTAGAAAATGATGTTGAGAAATCTACCTTAGATCAGGAGAAGATAGCAAAGAAGGAATGCGAAGATTCTATTGTTGCAAAGAAGGATCACGAAGATGCTATCCTCAGAAGGGCGCGGTATATAGAG GCAAACATTAAGAGGGCTGGTGAGCGGTCTCTCTGCAATGTTTCTTTGGAGAAGAAGCGAAAGAGTCACTGGGATTTTGTTCTGGAGGAGATGGCCTGGATGGCAAATGACTTCATGCAG GAGCGCTTGTGGAAAAGTGCAGCCGCAGCACAGATGTCGCACTGGATTTCTTCTAGTGGTCGAGTGTTATTTGAAGAAGCAAGCACTCAGAGAAAGCAGAAATCTGTTGCCAGAATTCTGGCCAATGGTGTTATGCACTTTTGGCGTTCAATCGATACCTCACGAGGAAGTGGTGGTATGTCTAAACCAATGCAAATAGAGCAATCAAACGATCTAGAAGAAAAGAAGCTGGGTGACGTCAAAGCAGGAAAACAAGAG GATGAAGAAAATTTGGAGCAAGATAAGTCTAGGAAGTCTGTCATTAGCTATGCACTTCGAGTTCTTGAGTACAACAGGAATGCATCCGAATGTCTGCCATTAGCTGAGGCACCACCAACTCCTGACAGGCTAAATGATTTTGGCATTCTGAAAGTACCAGATCAACTTTCAGAA GCAAATCTCTTTTACGGTGTAGCACCTGGTGCAATGCAGGCGTACAGGGAGTCTATGGAGCGTCTCTTTGTTTATAACAAG AAAATTGGTAACACTGTACTCAAGGATGATTATGAGCCATCAACATATGCTTCTGTTTCAG ATGTGCCTATGGAAAATGTATACGGAGAAGATGAAGCTGAGGGACGTACCTATTTACTGCCTGGAGCTTATGATGGTGGTTTGGCATCAAAATTAAGCTACAAAAAGAAACACCCTGTGCCGCAGAGGATGAATGGTGCAAGGCCATATGAAATTGGTTCTGACATGCCTTATGAACCATTCATGGAAAGCAAACCAGGAAACCAGCAATTTGTACCAAATGGCAAACGAACAACAGACTTCCTTTCTATTCCTATAAAACGCATCCGCACAGCAGCTAGACAGCGGGTTGTGAGTCCATTTCCTGCTGGTGTTTCTGGGACCCCTCAATTCACAAGTAAAACAGATGCTTCTAGTGGAGACACAAACTCCTGTCAAGATGATCAAAGTACATTACACGGAGGATCTTATTCCAGGAAGAATGCAGATATAGAGTCCACAGTTGATTTTGACAGACAATTGGTGTATGATGGTACCGAGGTGTCTACAAAGtctaaaaagaagaaaaagcCTAAACACCCAGGATACAAGACTCCACAAAGTGTGGCTGAGTCGTGTTCCTTGATGGCACCTGGAAAG GGCACATATGATCCTAGACCTCAGGTCGATTTGGTTGCTCAATATGAGCAG AAGGATTATATGAAAAAGAGACTGGAGACTCATCAATTCGATTCAAATGGGAATTTTG TGGTTAATGGTCAACATGCTGCTAAGAAGCCTAAACTGACAAATCAAGCACCAGATATTGCACTGGAAGCTCTTACACCAGTTGGTCCAATAGCTTCTCCTGCTGCGTCACAAATGAGCAACATGGCAAACCCTAAGGTCATAAAGATCAGCACTCGTGGAAGAAAAAGTAAAGGACTCAAG ATGGCAGCTGGTCATTCTGGTCCTGGAAGTCCATGGTCAAGTTTTGAGGACCAG gctcttgttgtccttgtccaTGATATGGGTGAAAACTGGGAATTGGTGAGCGATGCCCTTAATAGCATCATCCAATTGAAG TGTATATATAGAAGGCCTAAAGAGTGTAAGGAACGCCATAAACTTCTGACGGATAAAAGTTCCGGTGATGGAGCCGACAGTGCTGATGACTCAGGCTCATCTCAACACTACCCATCTGCATTGCCTGGCATTCCAAAG GGTAGCGCCAGGCAGCTGTTTCAGCGCCTTCAAGGACCGTTTGAGGAAGAGACTCTCAAGACACACTTTGAGAAAATAATATTCCTTGGACAAAAGTTGCATCAAATTCGTAGAAAG GGTGAGATCCAGGAGCTGAGGCAGATAAATCCACTTCATACGTCTCATGTTTTTGCACTTTCTCAAGCATGCCCAGGGAACTTATCTGGTGTACTTTTAAC GCCACTTGATCTTTGTGATGGACCTTCGAACTCGGATACACTTTCTATTGGTTACCAAGGATCTCACACAAGTGGTTTAGCTCTTCCAAACAATCATGGTTCTATTGGTCCTACTCTTCCTACTTCAAATGTGAATTCCAGATTACCAGGTTCTCCTGGTATGGTTCTAGGAAGCAATTCGTCATTGCCTATGAATGCTCCCTCCAG GGATGCTCCGAGGTATGGTGTGCCTAGACCTACCTCGTTACAGGGTGATGAGCAATCAAGAATTCACTATAGCCAGATGGTTAATGGCAGAAGCCTTCAGCAACCTGGAGTTCCTGTTCCTGGTGTGTTGCCATCTGGAGTTGATCGTGGTGTCCGAATGATGCCACCAGCTCATGGTGTTGGAATTATGACCGGACTAAATCGAGGTTCACCTGTTACTAGGCCGGGTTTTCCAAGGGTTGGTTCCCCTGGCATGGCAAATGTACTTCCACATGGAAACATGTCACCCAACAATGGGCAAGGCTTACAAAATACAGTAAATGTTCATCCTGGTGCCATACCTGGTCCTGGAAATACGATGTTGAGGCCTCGTGACCCAATGCAGATGCTTCGG GCTGTCCAGAATTCGGAAGAGCATAGACAGATGATGTTGCCGGAGTTTCAGATACAAGTCTCACAGGGAAATAACCAGGTTGTCCATTTCAGCGGCCCACCATTTTCCAATGCTGGAGGATCTTCACCAGTTCAATCTTTCCCTGTCCAGCAATCCCAACCACATCAGTTGCCGCAACAGCCGCACATGTATGGAAACACACACCTTGCTCATACCCAAGGAACAAACCAGTCGaacccacagcagcagcaggcttATGCTATGCGCTTGGCTAAGGAGAGACATATTCAGCAAATGGTGCCCCAGCAACAGCGCCCACTGCCTGGAAGCAATGCAGTTCCAACTGTGCAGAATGGTGCACAAATGCAGCAGCAGAGCCAAGGATCTGCGGCTGGTGTAATCCCAGCTTCACAGCCACAGCGTAAGCAGCAACATCCTGCACAAAATCCATTGGCTAACCCAATGCTTCCCCATCAGCCTTCTGCCAATACATCACATAAACAGAAGAAACAACAGGGCCAGCAGCAGCCTAGACAAAATCAACAGCAACGAAATCAAGGTAGTCAGCAAGCTAAGCTTATGAAGAGCTTAGGCCGAGGGAACATGATGCACCAGCCTCCTGTGGATGCTAGTCAAGCCAGTGGCATTTCTGCAAACTGTAAAAACCAAGTTCCTGATAAGAATGTGATGCAACAAGGTCCAGGGCATCTTGTTGGTAGTAAAGGATCAATTCCATCAATACCTCAACCTGGGAGTCAACCAAAGGTATACACTACTCAGATGCCTCTGTCACCGATGCAGACTCCAGATGTTAGTAATCAGGGTGCAGTTAAGGGTTCTTCCAACCATGCCTTGCTAACTTCCCAACAAGGTCAACTTCATTCACCATCACAGCTGGCtacacagcagcagcagctacgGTACATGAATCCGTCACAGAATAATATTCAAAGATTAATGATGCAGCAAAATCGCCATATGAATACAGATGGCAGGACTGAATTACCTGTTGACCAAGTACAACACAACCAGGTCATGTCATCTGCATCACTTGCAAGAAGTACGGATTCAGGCAGCCCAGGCATCTCATCAATGAGCCAGCGGAAACAAGAGTCATCCCTCGATCCAAGTGCAGTTACCTCAACCCCACACCTAGCTAGCTCACCTCAAGACACCTTTGTTGGAAGTGATAAGCTGTTGCCATCATCTAGCCAAAGCATGCTGCAAAGGCAAATGTCCGGTGGTATGCCTATTCATGGGCATGACATTGGTGGCCAGCTGCAGCAACAACAGTCTCGGCAGCACCTGCAgtctcagcagcagcagcagcagcagcagcagcggcctgTTGTTCAAGGCAGCATATATGCTCATCCTTCGAATTCCGGGCcaggatga